In Funiculus sociatus GB2-C1, the genomic stretch AGCTAAAAATATGGCTCTTCAGTACTTAGTATGCTAATTCAATAATTAAAATGCCAAGTAAGTAAACATCTAATTCGGTACTTTTCAAAATTCCTAAACCCATAAGCAGAGCGTTTAATCAACTTGAGCTTATTGTTAATACCCTCAACAACACCACTCGTAGTTCGGTTGTCAAAGTAAGCAATAATTTCATC encodes the following:
- a CDS encoding transposase, coding for DEIIAYFDNRTTSGVVEGINNKLKLIKRSAYGFRNFEKYRIRCLLTWHFNY